A single region of the Xenopus laevis strain J_2021 chromosome 4L, Xenopus_laevis_v10.1, whole genome shotgun sequence genome encodes:
- the marveld3.L gene encoding MARVEL domain-containing protein 3 isoform X1, with protein MRDSVTDGENRAPRKHRDHLENDTHKPHNRNLPESDQYSKQYHDESTQSRTKQEKNRNHYTERDQTHEERTSSRNQGEKNKNWSEQREKYYRERETSRNQQERSQGRYDDKDGYYKERVQDRNKKQYLEKENYQKEPEKVRKNTERSRNEFMERDEYRENASYSKDRHQYPMENKEQERYYADQRSFSVHGSNMEYVEDHETDGGILECHKCRYLCTGRGILHILEVILNVLVLICVVSSYFVLSGFSAGMSSGGFGGGYYPFEGQELQEVRQLDQQFTVMRAPLLYGGLTVCVLVGALTMGVLAAGSKHLLSLSGLYLLMEALFCTLASLGYGTAVGVFLHFALQINSTDVCKRRERLYGRNGLTWMNCDLSGTDGGAAAFAIMLVILYAVSVVLTGRAYKQRKYLQRQLPFVPAAAEITF; from the exons ATGAGAGATTCTGTTACAGACGGGGAGAATCGGGCACCTAGAAAACATAGAGATCACTTGGAAAATGATACTCACAAACCCCATAATAGAAATTTGCCAGAGAGTGATCAGTATTCAAAGCAATATCACGATGAAAGTACTCAGTCTAGAACCAAACAGGAGAAAAATAGAAACCATTATACTGAGAGAGACCAAACCCATGAAGAAAGGACTTCGAGTAGGAACCAAGGagaaaagaataaaaactggTCTGAGCAGAGAGAAAAATACTACAGAGAAAGGGAGACCAGCAGAAACCAACAAGAAAGAAGCCAGGGACGGTATGATGACAAGGATGGGTATTACAAAGAGAGAGTACAAGACAGgaacaaaaaacaatatttggaAAAAGAGAATTACCAAAAAGAACCAGAAAAAGTTAGGAAGAATACAGAAAGAAGTCGAAATGAGTTTATGGAAAGAGATGAATACCGTGAAAATGCTTCATACAGCAAAGATCGTCACCAGTATCCAATGGAAAACAAAGAACAGGAACGATATTATGCAGATCAAAG ATCCTTCTCTGTGCATGGCTCGAATATGGAATATGTTGAAGACCATGAGACAGATGGTGGAATCTTGGAATGCCATAAATGCAGATACCTTTGCACTGGTCGTG GTATACTGCACATCTTGGAGGTGATCCTGAACGTTCTGGTTCTCATATGTGTAGTATCCTCCTATTTCGTTCTTTCAGGATTCAGTGCTGGAATGTCAAGTGGTGGTTTTGGAGGGGGATATTACCCTTTTGAGGGGCAGGAGCTGCAGGAGGTGCGTCAACTAGACCAGCAGTTTACAGTGATGcgggcccccctgctttatgGGGGTTTGACTGTTTGCGTGCtggtgggggccctgaccatggGTGTTTTGGCTGCTGGATCCAAACACCTGCTGAGCTTGTCTGGATTATATTTGTTGATGGAAGCATTGTTTTGCACTTTAGCCTCCTTGGGCTATGGAACTGCAGTAGgggtgtttttgcactttgccctgcAAATAAACTCCACTGATGTCTGTAAAAGACGGGAAAGGTTATATGGCAGGAATGGCCTCACCTGGATGAACTGTGACCTATCAGGAACAGACGGAGGAGCTGCTGCATTTGCTATTATGCTGGTCATATTATATGCAGTAAGTGTAGTACTAACTGGCCGTGCTTACAAGCAGAGGAAATATCTGCAGAGACAACTTCCATTTGTACCAGCAGCTGCAGAGATTACATTTTAA
- the marveld3.L gene encoding MARVEL domain-containing protein 3 isoform X2 has protein sequence MRDSVTDGENRAPRKHRDHLENDTHKPHNRNLPESDQYSKQYHDESTQSRTKQEKNRNHYTERDQTHEERTSSRNQGEKNKNWSEQREKYYRERETSRNQQERSQGRYDDKDGYYKERVQDRNKKQYLEKENYQKEPEKVRKNTERSRNEFMERDEYRENASYSKDRHQYPMENKEQERYYADQRSFSVHGSNMEYVEDHETDGGILECHKCRYLCTGRALCQLVEVLLNMLILICCSVSYNSTGGFTGITNLGGIYYYQFGGAYSGFSGADGEKAQKLDVQFYQLKLPTVTASMAFGGALMAFCCLLVLLGVLRIPWRFPIWLLVECVLDILIAVGYIPALYFYFRRLQDAYDSQVCKDRESLYSSKGYKGFSCALHGADIAAALFACMAVIAFFLSAVLAIKGYKRVRQLKKKPNNYV, from the exons ATGAGAGATTCTGTTACAGACGGGGAGAATCGGGCACCTAGAAAACATAGAGATCACTTGGAAAATGATACTCACAAACCCCATAATAGAAATTTGCCAGAGAGTGATCAGTATTCAAAGCAATATCACGATGAAAGTACTCAGTCTAGAACCAAACAGGAGAAAAATAGAAACCATTATACTGAGAGAGACCAAACCCATGAAGAAAGGACTTCGAGTAGGAACCAAGGagaaaagaataaaaactggTCTGAGCAGAGAGAAAAATACTACAGAGAAAGGGAGACCAGCAGAAACCAACAAGAAAGAAGCCAGGGACGGTATGATGACAAGGATGGGTATTACAAAGAGAGAGTACAAGACAGgaacaaaaaacaatatttggaAAAAGAGAATTACCAAAAAGAACCAGAAAAAGTTAGGAAGAATACAGAAAGAAGTCGAAATGAGTTTATGGAAAGAGATGAATACCGTGAAAATGCTTCATACAGCAAAGATCGTCACCAGTATCCAATGGAAAACAAAGAACAGGAACGATATTATGCAGATCAAAG ATCCTTCTCTGTGCATGGCTCGAATATGGAATATGTTGAAGACCATGAGACAGATGGTGGAATCTTGGAATGCCATAAATGCAGATACCTTTGCACTGGTCGTG CCTTATGCCAGCTAGTAGAAGTTCTGCTCAACATGCTGATCCTGATCTGCTGCTCCGTGTCCTACAACTCCACAGGTGGATTCACCGGGATTACTAATCTGGGAGGAATTTACTACTATCAGTTTGGTGGGGCTTATAGTGGATTTAGTGGTGCAGATGGAGAAAAAGCCCAGAAACTGGATGTCCAGTTCTACCAGTTAAAGCTCCCAACAGTTACAGCATCCATGGCTTTTGGTGGGGCTTTGATGGCTTTCTGTTGCCTTTTAGTTCTTCTTGGAGTACTTCGCATTCCGTGGCGCTTTCCAATCTGGCTGCTGGTTGAATGTGTGCTAGATATTCTGATTGCTGTGGGTTACATTCCAGCCTTGTATTTCTACTTCCGACGTCTTCAAGATGCATATGACTCCCAGGTGTGCAAAGACAGGGAAAGCTTGTACAGCAGCAAGGGTTACAAAGGCTTCAGCTGTGCTCTGCATGGTGCAGACATTGCAGCTGCACTCTTTGCTTGCATGGCAGTTATAGCTTTCTTTCTCAGTGCTGTTTTGGCCATCAAAGGCTACAAGAGAGTCCGCCAGTTAAAAAAGAAACCCAACAACTATGTTTGA
- the tinf2.L gene encoding TERF1 (TRF1)-interacting nuclear factor 2 L homeolog: MGVQGDREEGSAESSVNMTPDLPAVTSAIWQVMQRRETQHFGRVLEFLELVHAQVPDLLCYRHHAKLSVGLRGKMVLDMVEKSCSLMSILTALNLHFPPSLPDEPNTVLRDHSRLQRCHSHFRKLVLRLIRDDKFRSNYIETKLQSEYGETFMASLEKLLWEFLYRLQTVLIHQPFESPEESQLTPTQLPGSQKQDMSKNCLFPVDDHTSPSCSLLQNDPHLNFSKPPATFTTEELKMRKNHMNKSCTVGDEEEQDLFPLQCETEQNSTQPKQTLMDSKASMPHIADSESSGNEALHNGNLVTDVGHHDAGTISMASLKRPRCKTSVFDIFGLDCTLEVDSYGNLSPPNPFQSQEMETLLGKKS; encoded by the exons ATGGGAGTGCAGGGTGATCGGGAAGAAG GTTCAGCTGAATCAAGTGTGAATATGACACCAGACCTTCCTGCAGTGACCAGTGCTATTTGGCAGGTGATGCAGAGAAGAGAGACACAGCACTTTGGGAGAGTACTGGAGTTCTTGGAATTAGTCCATGCACAAGTGCCAGATCTGCTTTGTTACAGACACCATGCAAAACTTAGTGTAGGCCTAAGAGGAAAG ATGGTGCTTGACATGGTTGAGAAAAGCTGCTCATTAATGTCAATTCTGACAGCGCTAAATCTCCATTTTCCCCCATCACTACCCGATGAGCCAAATACA GTGTTGCGGGACCACTCCAGACTCCAACGGTGCCATTCACATTTTCGCAAACTGGTTCTTCGATTGATACGGGATGATAAATTTCGTAGTAATTACATAGAG ACAAAGCTACAAAGTGAATATGGGGAAACCTTCATGGCCAGTTTGGAGAAACTTCTGTGGGAATTTCTTTACCGGCTGCAGACTGTTTTAATTCACCAG CCTTTCGAGAGCCCAGAGGAAAGTCAACTTACACCGACACAGCTGCCTGGATCCCAGAAACAAGATATGTCAAAGAACTGCCTCTTTCCAGTGGATGACCATACTTCACCCAGCTGCTCTCTTCTGCAGAATGATCCACATCTAA atttttcaaagcctCCTGCTACGTTTACTACGGAAGAACTGAAAATGAGGAAAAACCATATGAACAAGTCTTGCACTGTGGGTGATGAAGAGGAACAAGATCTTTTTCCACTGCAATGTGAGACTGAACAAAATTCTACTCAGCCAAAACAAACCTTGATGGATTCCAAGGCCTCCATGCCACATATTGCTGATTCTGAGTCTTCTGGAAATGAAGCTTTACATAATGGCAACCTTGTCACTGATGTTGGGCATCATGACGCTGGAACCATATCGATGGCCAGTCTAAAGAGACCACGTTGTAAGACAtctgtttttgatatttttggaCTGGATTGCACTTTGGAGGTAGATAGTTATGGAAACCTTTCTCCTCCAAATCCTTTTCAGTCTCAGGAGATGGAAAcattgttgggaaaaaaatcataa
- the tinf2.L gene encoding TERF1 (TRF1)-interacting nuclear factor 2 L homeolog isoform X1 — MIGKVAYLLGSAESSVNMTPDLPAVTSAIWQVMQRRETQHFGRVLEFLELVHAQVPDLLCYRHHAKLSVGLRGKMVLDMVEKSCSLMSILTALNLHFPPSLPDEPNTVLRDHSRLQRCHSHFRKLVLRLIRDDKFRSNYIETKLQSEYGETFMASLEKLLWEFLYRLQTVLIHQPFESPEESQLTPTQLPGSQKQDMSKNCLFPVDDHTSPSCSLLQNDPHLNFSKPPATFTTEELKMRKNHMNKSCTVGDEEEQDLFPLQCETEQNSTQPKQTLMDSKASMPHIADSESSGNEALHNGNLVTDVGHHDAGTISMASLKRPRCKTSVFDIFGLDCTLEVDSYGNLSPPNPFQSQEMETLLGKKS, encoded by the exons ATGATTGGTAAAGTAGCCTACTTATTGG GTTCAGCTGAATCAAGTGTGAATATGACACCAGACCTTCCTGCAGTGACCAGTGCTATTTGGCAGGTGATGCAGAGAAGAGAGACACAGCACTTTGGGAGAGTACTGGAGTTCTTGGAATTAGTCCATGCACAAGTGCCAGATCTGCTTTGTTACAGACACCATGCAAAACTTAGTGTAGGCCTAAGAGGAAAG ATGGTGCTTGACATGGTTGAGAAAAGCTGCTCATTAATGTCAATTCTGACAGCGCTAAATCTCCATTTTCCCCCATCACTACCCGATGAGCCAAATACA GTGTTGCGGGACCACTCCAGACTCCAACGGTGCCATTCACATTTTCGCAAACTGGTTCTTCGATTGATACGGGATGATAAATTTCGTAGTAATTACATAGAG ACAAAGCTACAAAGTGAATATGGGGAAACCTTCATGGCCAGTTTGGAGAAACTTCTGTGGGAATTTCTTTACCGGCTGCAGACTGTTTTAATTCACCAG CCTTTCGAGAGCCCAGAGGAAAGTCAACTTACACCGACACAGCTGCCTGGATCCCAGAAACAAGATATGTCAAAGAACTGCCTCTTTCCAGTGGATGACCATACTTCACCCAGCTGCTCTCTTCTGCAGAATGATCCACATCTAA atttttcaaagcctCCTGCTACGTTTACTACGGAAGAACTGAAAATGAGGAAAAACCATATGAACAAGTCTTGCACTGTGGGTGATGAAGAGGAACAAGATCTTTTTCCACTGCAATGTGAGACTGAACAAAATTCTACTCAGCCAAAACAAACCTTGATGGATTCCAAGGCCTCCATGCCACATATTGCTGATTCTGAGTCTTCTGGAAATGAAGCTTTACATAATGGCAACCTTGTCACTGATGTTGGGCATCATGACGCTGGAACCATATCGATGGCCAGTCTAAAGAGACCACGTTGTAAGACAtctgtttttgatatttttggaCTGGATTGCACTTTGGAGGTAGATAGTTATGGAAACCTTTCTCCTCCAAATCCTTTTCAGTCTCAGGAGATGGAAAcattgttgggaaaaaaatcataa